Proteins encoded within one genomic window of Saccharopolyspora pogona:
- a CDS encoding ISL3 family transposase, giving the protein MERVEYGSDGVTICARSRVAEATCRACGVRSGRVHSRYVRRLSDGVLGRQPVVIALTVRRFVCLDSQCATKTFVEQVDGLSEPNRRRTTPLLAMLGQVGLALAGRAGARLAAILGIKVDRTTLLRLVRALPEPETTTAPAVLGVDDFALRKRHVYGTILVDIDTGKVIDLLDGREAEPLEQWLREHPGAGVICRDRAGAYAEGAKAGAPDAVQVADRWHLWRNLGDYVEKAVGRHRACVKLDQLDGETVGVSAPQAAQDEPDAAIPEPVESRLVIRTREHYAAIHGRLDRGETISAISRQLSLDRKTVRRFARASTVDELLGKAIARASLLDPFKPYLHQRWTEGATDAAQLTKEITAQGYTGSDKTVRRYLQPFRGMLTPPPSPPAVPKVRQITGWLLRRPEDLDTDETNQLADIRSRCPHLDRLADHVTDFAKMMTNREGEKLESWLSTVEHDDQPDLHSFAIGLRRDQDAVTAGLTLPYSSGKVEGNVNRLKALKRQMYGRAKLDLLRKRVILA; this is encoded by the coding sequence GTGGAGCGAGTGGAGTACGGATCCGACGGCGTGACGATCTGCGCTCGGTCGCGTGTGGCCGAGGCGACCTGCCGGGCATGTGGGGTGCGGTCTGGGCGGGTGCACAGCCGTTACGTGCGCCGGTTGTCTGATGGCGTGCTCGGTAGGCAACCAGTGGTCATCGCGTTGACGGTCCGGCGGTTCGTGTGCCTGGATTCTCAGTGCGCGACGAAGACGTTCGTGGAACAGGTCGACGGCCTGTCCGAGCCGAATCGACGTCGGACGACTCCGCTGCTGGCGATGTTGGGGCAGGTGGGCTTGGCGTTGGCGGGCCGAGCTGGGGCGCGTCTGGCCGCGATCTTGGGTATCAAAGTGGATCGGACGACGCTGCTGCGTTTGGTGCGGGCACTGCCGGAGCCGGAGACCACGACCGCCCCGGCCGTGCTCGGCGTGGACGACTTCGCCCTGCGCAAGCGGCACGTGTACGGCACGATCCTGGTCGACATCGACACCGGCAAGGTGATCGACCTGCTGGACGGTCGCGAGGCCGAACCACTGGAGCAGTGGCTGCGCGAGCATCCTGGAGCCGGGGTGATCTGCCGTGACCGCGCCGGCGCCTACGCCGAAGGCGCGAAGGCCGGGGCCCCGGACGCCGTCCAGGTGGCCGACCGTTGGCATCTGTGGCGCAACCTGGGCGACTACGTCGAGAAGGCCGTCGGGCGCCACCGCGCCTGCGTCAAGCTCGACCAACTCGACGGCGAAACTGTCGGCGTGTCGGCGCCGCAGGCGGCCCAGGACGAGCCGGACGCCGCGATACCCGAACCGGTCGAGTCGCGACTGGTGATCCGTACCCGGGAACACTATGCCGCGATCCACGGGCGGCTGGACCGCGGCGAGACGATCTCCGCCATCAGCAGGCAGCTGTCACTGGACCGCAAGACCGTGCGGCGCTTCGCTCGTGCCAGCACGGTTGACGAACTTCTCGGCAAGGCGATCGCCCGGGCGAGCTTGCTCGACCCGTTCAAGCCCTACCTGCACCAGCGTTGGACGGAGGGCGCCACCGACGCCGCGCAGCTGACCAAGGAGATCACCGCCCAGGGATACACCGGCAGCGACAAGACCGTGCGCCGCTACCTGCAGCCCTTCCGCGGCATGCTCACGCCTCCGCCATCGCCGCCTGCCGTGCCGAAAGTCCGTCAGATCACCGGTTGGCTGCTGCGCCGCCCAGAGGATCTCGATACCGACGAGACCAACCAGCTCGCTGACATCCGATCCCGTTGCCCCCACCTGGATCGCCTCGCCGACCACGTCACCGACTTCGCGAAGATGATGACCAACCGTGAAGGCGAGAAACTAGAATCTTGGCTGTCCACAGTGGAACACGATGATCAGCCCGACTTGCACTCCTTCGCCATCGGGCTCCGCCGCGACCAAGACGCCGTCACCGCAGGACTCACGCTGCCCTACAGTTCGGGGAAGGTCGAGGGCAACGTGAACAGACTGAAGGCGCTCAAGAGGCAGATGTACGGCCGAGCCAAGCTCGACCTCCTCCGCAAACGCGTCATCCTGGCCTGA
- a CDS encoding tyrosine-type recombinase/integrase: protein MYEHRDTAAATLGESGWLRLGPHHAVLFRRGEKPPRARHRDHERDVIEDDAFAQIMAGAGLLGTPAAEGGFGDDQAMRILMLLARTGRRVSEICMLDHDPLLPLNQPSTTDESDGFVARLRYQQTKIDGAPDTILVDREIVAIIQAQQQWLHRFLGDQAVRTPKYLFVAARKNRHVNRPYSDRWLRERLGELARRLDIRDSTGALVDFQRTHRFRHTKATCLLNAGVPLHVVQRYLGHLTPEMTMAYAQTLASTHEREFLRYRKITADARDLEIDPRDLYDMLELDKRTDRILPNGWCLLPPRQHCTRGNACLTCDKFATDATFLPELRAQKDRTEQLIEQRRTAFHARTGQEMSEDNIWLAGRRQETDALGRIIVQLEQTRLADGTVQVLRGAGVAARIDSLTNNKDNH from the coding sequence ATGTATGAGCACCGCGACACAGCCGCCGCAACCCTGGGCGAATCCGGCTGGCTGCGCCTGGGCCCGCACCACGCAGTGCTGTTCCGGCGAGGGGAAAAACCTCCCAGAGCACGGCACCGCGACCATGAACGTGACGTCATTGAGGACGACGCATTCGCCCAGATCATGGCAGGGGCTGGGCTGCTGGGCACGCCGGCCGCGGAAGGCGGGTTCGGTGACGACCAGGCGATGCGCATCCTGATGCTGCTCGCCCGCACCGGACGACGAGTCAGCGAGATCTGCATGCTCGATCACGATCCCCTGCTGCCGTTAAATCAGCCCAGCACCACCGACGAGTCCGACGGTTTCGTTGCTCGGCTGCGCTACCAGCAGACCAAAATCGACGGCGCTCCCGACACCATCCTGGTCGACCGCGAGATCGTCGCGATCATCCAGGCACAACAACAATGGCTGCATCGCTTCCTGGGCGATCAAGCAGTCCGCACGCCGAAGTATTTGTTTGTGGCCGCCCGGAAAAACCGCCATGTCAATCGGCCCTACTCGGATCGGTGGCTGCGTGAGCGGCTCGGTGAACTCGCCCGCCGCCTCGATATCCGCGACAGCACCGGAGCACTGGTCGACTTCCAGCGCACGCACCGCTTCCGGCACACCAAAGCCACCTGTCTGCTCAACGCCGGTGTTCCCTTGCACGTAGTGCAGCGCTACCTCGGGCACCTGACACCAGAAATGACCATGGCATATGCGCAGACCCTGGCGAGCACGCACGAGCGGGAGTTTCTGCGCTACCGCAAGATCACCGCGGATGCCCGCGACCTCGAAATCGACCCACGAGATCTCTACGACATGCTCGAACTCGACAAGCGCACCGATCGGATCCTGCCCAACGGCTGGTGCCTGCTGCCACCCCGCCAACACTGCACCAGGGGCAACGCTTGCTTGACCTGCGACAAGTTCGCAACCGACGCGACGTTCCTGCCCGAACTACGCGCCCAGAAGGACCGCACCGAGCAACTGATCGAACAGCGCCGCACGGCGTTTCACGCCCGAACCGGGCAGGAGATGAGCGAGGACAACATCTGGCTTGCCGGGCGCCGTCAAGAAACCGACGCTCTCGGCCGCATCATCGTCCAGCTCGAACAGACCCGGCTGGCCGATGGCACCGTCCAAGTCCTCCGCGGCGCCGGGGTCGCAGCCCGCATCGACTCCCTGACCAACAACAAGGACAACCACTGA
- a CDS encoding DUF6262 family protein, with protein sequence MRGNPDNLRQAAARKSAAAKARADQGLHDMIRNEQPITFRRLAHIACVSLDFLYRTTEIRQQVEQLRAQQQNTPPTPKQRVDSDQPSSVIRTLTAQLADLRRRHREEVNALKHALETAHGENLELRRRRANRQPSDRSETS encoded by the coding sequence ATGCGTGGCAACCCCGACAACCTCCGCCAAGCCGCCGCCCGCAAAAGTGCCGCAGCCAAGGCACGTGCCGACCAAGGCTTGCACGACATGATCCGCAACGAACAGCCCATCACCTTCCGCAGACTCGCCCACATCGCTTGCGTCTCGCTCGATTTTCTTTACCGCACAACAGAAATACGCCAACAAGTTGAACAACTCCGCGCCCAGCAACAAAACACACCACCCACCCCGAAACAGCGCGTTGACTCCGACCAGCCCAGCAGCGTCATCCGCACTCTCACCGCCCAACTCGCCGACCTACGGCGCCGCCACCGCGAGGAAGTCAACGCCCTCAAGCACGCACTCGAAACCGCCCACGGCGAGAACCTCGAACTACGCCGCCGCCGCGCCAACCGCCAACCATCCGACCGCTCCGAAACATCCTGA
- a CDS encoding SDR family NAD(P)-dependent oxidoreductase, with amino-acid sequence MSPEEQRTSPTERFRLDDKVVLITGASSGLGAGFARAVAAVGGTLVLAARRDEQLESVAREIRDQGSTVMTHRTDVASLDQCENVVRAAVDEFGRVDVLINNAGVGPAGGALREDPAVFRSTIEINLSGVYWMSRACAPHMPPGSSIVNIASVLGSMGSRFPQAGYSASKAGVLGLTRDLAQQWSLRRGIRVNALCPGYFESEITGGEGTDALHALVSDGSILQRFGEQEELDSALLFLASPASSYMTGASLVVDGGLSAIV; translated from the coding sequence ATGTCGCCTGAGGAGCAGCGCACGAGCCCGACGGAGCGGTTCCGGCTGGACGACAAGGTCGTTCTGATCACGGGTGCCAGCTCTGGGCTGGGGGCAGGCTTCGCGCGCGCCGTCGCGGCCGTCGGCGGCACGCTTGTCCTTGCCGCAAGACGAGATGAGCAACTGGAATCTGTGGCGCGAGAGATCCGCGATCAGGGTTCGACGGTGATGACGCATCGAACTGACGTGGCGTCCCTCGACCAGTGCGAGAACGTCGTTCGTGCTGCGGTGGACGAGTTCGGACGCGTTGACGTCCTGATCAATAACGCCGGTGTCGGCCCCGCCGGCGGAGCGCTTCGTGAGGATCCCGCTGTCTTCAGGTCCACGATCGAAATCAACCTGAGCGGCGTCTACTGGATGTCCCGTGCCTGCGCTCCACACATGCCGCCCGGCTCCTCGATCGTGAACATCGCGAGCGTGCTGGGGAGCATGGGTTCTCGATTCCCGCAGGCGGGATATTCCGCAAGCAAGGCTGGGGTGCTGGGCCTGACTCGTGATCTGGCTCAGCAGTGGTCGTTACGCCGGGGGATCCGGGTAAACGCGCTGTGCCCGGGCTACTTCGAGTCCGAGATCACGGGCGGCGAGGGTACCGATGCACTTCACGCACTGGTTTCCGACGGCAGCATTCTGCAGCGTTTCGGAGAGCAGGAGGAGTTGGACAGCGCGCTCTTGTTTCTCGCCAGTCCCGCGTCCTCGTACATGACCGGCGCAAGCCTGGTTGTCGACGGCGGGCTGAGCGCGATCGTCTAG
- a CDS encoding tyrosine-type recombinase/integrase, with the protein MVDCGCFDREPRFAPWRPESVYDLVDRLRRQLAGEVPAGWSPHWYRHSHATALLMSGVPVHVVSRRLGHADVQTTLNTYAHVTEDAEMRTVADWSAFTTRAGARLPA; encoded by the coding sequence ATCGTCGATTGTGGATGCTTCGACCGCGAGCCCCGGTTCGCCCCGTGGCGACCGGAGTCCGTCTACGACTTGGTGGACCGGCTGCGGCGTCAGTTGGCTGGCGAGGTGCCGGCGGGCTGGAGTCCGCACTGGTATCGACACAGCCACGCCACCGCGTTGCTGATGTCGGGGGTGCCGGTGCATGTGGTCAGTCGCCGGCTGGGACACGCCGACGTGCAGACCACGCTCAACACGTATGCGCACGTCACCGAGGACGCCGAGATGCGCACGGTCGCCGACTGGAGCGCCTTCACCACGCGGGCTGGCGCGCGGTTACCGGCCTGA
- a CDS encoding acyl-CoA dehydrogenase family protein, with amino-acid sequence MDFSLSASAEETCENMWGFMREHVLPAEAEWDRYLRAHGDHAHPPIMEDLKKEARSRGLWNLFLPSHSGLSNVDYAAIAEISGWSPVIAPEAINCQAPDTGNMETLELFATQEQREQWLEPLLAGEIRSAFAMTEPEVASSDATNITTQIVRDGDEYVINGRKWWISGAADERCTIFIVMGKTDQNAPSHRQQSMILVPRDTPGVTVERNLPIFGFNDQHGHCEISFSDVRVPVENLLATEGDGFVISQARLGPGRIHHAMRAIGMAERALALMLERAQSRVAFGQQLAEFANVQDLIAQSRIDIDQARLHVYHAAWLIDRHGAKGARSEISAIKVSAPAMATRVIDRAIEVFGGMGASNDTPLAYFYAWARVLRIVDGPDAVHRRTVARAELKRVSRHVA; translated from the coding sequence ATGGACTTTTCACTGTCGGCATCAGCGGAAGAGACCTGCGAGAACATGTGGGGCTTCATGCGCGAACATGTTCTCCCCGCGGAGGCCGAGTGGGACCGATACCTCCGCGCCCACGGCGACCATGCTCACCCGCCGATCATGGAGGATCTCAAGAAGGAGGCCCGAAGCCGCGGTCTTTGGAACCTCTTCCTCCCCTCGCACTCCGGCTTGAGCAATGTCGACTACGCGGCCATTGCCGAGATCTCCGGATGGTCGCCGGTCATCGCACCGGAGGCGATCAACTGCCAGGCCCCGGACACCGGGAACATGGAAACCCTTGAGCTGTTCGCGACCCAGGAACAGCGAGAGCAATGGCTCGAGCCGCTGCTGGCAGGAGAGATCCGATCGGCGTTCGCCATGACTGAGCCAGAGGTCGCGTCCTCCGACGCGACCAACATCACCACCCAGATCGTTCGCGACGGTGACGAGTACGTCATCAACGGTCGAAAGTGGTGGATCTCCGGAGCCGCCGATGAACGCTGCACGATCTTCATCGTCATGGGAAAGACCGATCAGAATGCGCCATCACACCGCCAACAGTCGATGATCCTGGTGCCTCGCGACACACCCGGCGTGACTGTCGAACGGAACCTCCCGATCTTCGGGTTCAACGATCAGCACGGCCATTGTGAGATCTCGTTCAGCGACGTTCGTGTGCCTGTCGAGAACCTCCTGGCAACCGAGGGCGACGGGTTTGTCATCTCCCAGGCAAGGCTGGGGCCCGGCCGCATCCACCATGCGATGCGCGCAATCGGCATGGCCGAACGTGCCCTCGCGCTCATGCTCGAAAGGGCGCAGTCCAGGGTCGCTTTCGGTCAGCAACTCGCGGAATTCGCCAACGTGCAGGACCTGATTGCACAGTCCCGGATCGACATCGACCAGGCAAGGCTCCACGTTTACCACGCCGCCTGGCTCATCGATCGTCATGGCGCCAAGGGGGCGCGCAGCGAGATCTCCGCGATCAAGGTCTCGGCACCCGCGATGGCTACGCGGGTGATCGACCGAGCCATCGAGGTGTTCGGCGGGATGGGAGCGTCGAACGACACCCCGCTCGCGTACTTCTACGCGTGGGCGCGAGTGCTCCGGATCGTAGACGGACCGGACGCCGTGCATCGTCGTACCGTCGCTCGGGCAGAGCTGAAGCGGGTATCTCGCCATGTCGCCTGA